The Arabidopsis thaliana chromosome 5, partial sequence genomic interval attttctttaattgtaaaaaattaaagtctaaccattcttttataaatccaaaccgacttataattttgtttaattataaaatcaaaaccctaaacctccattttataaatccaaaccgacagataattttgtttaactgtaaaatttaaactctAAATACTCTTCTATAATACCAAACCGagatataattttgtttaactataaaatctaaaccttaaacctcatttttataaacccaaaccaacatataatttatttttattgtaaaatctaaaccttaaatgttttttataaacccaaaacGACATATAATgttgtttaattgtaaaatctaaaatcaaaCTCTTAGTTATAAACACAAAccgatatttaattttctttaattaaaagtatacacattttgtttctttaatttgttcctttttcatgttaatttttatttattttaaaatatagtatgaaatgttttgattgaCTAATTAAAATAGGATGAATAAGAGAATATTATAGTAAGAGGGTTTATCTAtgtttaaaatcatatatatgaaagttgaccaactctctccatatgaatGACACATtatcacacaagaaaatgacatgtgtcattcgatatttttaaaactaaaaattaataaaattaaataaacaaattaaatgtatcATCAATCCTACtcttgattgatttttttaaaataaaaataaaaaacaaaaaaatatgttaataaattaaGCACTACTttcattatattctttttatttatatttttttagcaATAATCACTACTCTATAatgactaaattttttttatagcaaTAATCACTACTCTATAAGACCtaccaaataatttaatacGCGATCATTTCTCTTATATGGATATATGCAATGACAGAAGATCTAAAAGTATTGACTTAAATGATACTTtcatttttgctttctttttattttttcatatgaatactcttgaaatcttgttcaatttatattaattctatatatttaatcatgagCCTATAACAATGTTGTTGGAGTATTATATCAGGGaatacataaaccaaaaatagtttatttataatcaagttagacaattttcaaatcatgCAAAACACGatcatttttctaatattgatatatgcaatgaCAGAAGATCTAAAAGTGTTGACTTAAATGACATTTAGTTTTtgctatctttttattttcttcataccCCTTTTTCATACGAATACTCTTCAGATCTTGTTCAGTTGAAGtcaatcaaaactttaatcaTGAGCTTATCACAATGTTGTTgaagtacataaaacaaagaattgatttatttataatcgagtaagataaattttaaaccaCACAAGTAACATGGTTACACATAAttgtatcaaaatatcatatattgttgttatatgtatttttgatAGTGAACAAATATTAACATCTTATAAATAGCTTTATACatgaaaattagaaattgaTATTTCGAGTTACAAATGAATCTaaccataaaaattgtaaataatatGGATCTAATTTcattaacaatacaaaaataaacataaattagcaAAACTAACAAtcaatctaaatattttttaacaattttcaaaacaaacccaCGCGTAGCGTGGGTACTCATCTAGTATCATAGTAAAAACTGGTATGGAACTTACGAATAGTTTGCACAATATTAAAGAAAGTGTCAGAGATACGTTAAAGCATTTTCTTGTAGAGAGACTAGGGATTAGGAGTGGAGCTGGTTTGTCACTTGATGTTCCAACTCGATAGAACTCGAAGGTGTGTTTAGCTCCTCGGACTCTTCCACAATACTGGAACACTATATTGTTGTGTTTGGACCAGGGGATGAAGTTAGCGTGTGGCATACGTCAACCTCAAATTGTATGGTTTATCCACCATTGTATGAACTAATGATGGGTATGGAAACTCGTTGGGTCCATACGAGGTACTTAgatcttaaaaaaacatatagtgAAGAACAGAAACCTAACACTACAAGATGAGAATCTAGGTTTTATGGtactaaagaaaaataagagaatgaACAATCAATATTATACACATTGTACCCCGTTCATtcatcaattttataaaacagTTTACATCAAAAGTCATGATTATAACGAGATCACAATCCATTATCTTATCGTGTGGCGATATCATCTTTCTCAATGGTGAAATCCCATACATCACCATATTTGTCATTAAAGTCCCAAATGCTCATTGTGTTGTAGTCATTAATGAGCTTGTCACGAGCTCCTCTCTCCAATTTGTATATCTGAGGCTCGAAGTTGTGTGGCTGGTCAGGTTTATCCATCTCTATTATACAGAACACTACCGTGAATAACGCTGCACCTATGAACAAGTACTCACCCtgcaacacacacacacaaacactggtgattctttttcttctcatacTTGGCTTAATTATCTAATCTCTTGTACGTCctccacaaaacaaaagcgaTAAAACTAGTAATGATAAATTTTGGAAGCAAGCAAAAGATTTTGAAGTTACCGGAGCATCAAAATACATCCCAAGAGCTATAGCAGGAAGAAACATACAAGAGATCAAACCTGCAGACATAAAAAAACCGCGAGTTTTCAATCAATCTGCGGTACATAAAAAGCACTAAAAAGCGGGTTAAATTCATACCTTGAAACCCATTAGTTTGATCCACAGCAGCAATGTCATCAGCAATTGCTCCCCAAAATGTTCCTAAGAAACATTTCCAAGAAGactaatcaatcaatcaaacaaagaaatattataGCTCTAAAATCGAAACAGCGACAAGAATCAATAggagaaaccaaaattatacCCTTTTGAACTTCTCCTTCATAGTAAGTATGAGCTCCATCGTAATATCCATACTTGAAATCTTCCTATTAACAAAAGCGCTAACCAATCAGAAACAACTTTCAGCAGAATTatgaatttaaaatcaattgaaTCTTTACCATTTCAATGCTATTAGTCTCGAATTGACCAATCGGGTCTTCGTTGATGTCTGGTTCGATCTGTGACAATCCAGCCGCTGAGACCAGCTTCGCTAACTTCAATCTCCGGCCGGATTTGCCGCATTTTACGACATTGACGATCTGATCAGAAACCCTAGCTCCGAATTTGGAATCAGTGACCTTTGGAATCGATTTGGGTGAGAGAATCGTGACCGTTGCCATTTTTTCACTcactttatctttttcttgcTCTGTCTCAGAGTTTTGGAGccatagaaagaaaaaacggttctttttttttttgtgtgttcgTTAGCGAAAGAGATTAGTAGTTTACTGGTTACTGTCTGTCATATTACCAAAGTGACTGACAAGTTCGTAAGCGTCACGTGGAACGTATTCATTTGATTGTCTTCTCTAGTTGGTTAGTGAACGCTTACATCGCGTGAAGACTATTGAAACGGCCCAACTTTGTCTTTGCTGaaatcaacaatatatattaagcCCAATTTGATTTACGTGACAATTGcttaattattaaattcaACCCAATATTTTCCTATATCCAGTTAAATGTAAAATTCAGTTCAGGTTAAACATCATAATACTTTGCATATTTTTAATaaggaaaaagcaaaacaaaaaaataatgtattagCCGATTTATCGAATGCCTAAACAAGAAAGATCAATAACATTCTATGGACCAATTTGTTGAATCGTacaaaatggttttgtttgtcTAGACGCCTAAACAACCTGTTTTTAGAACTTTGTAAAGGATCTATGTAGTTGGCTTTGCTATGTTCGAATTAGTAACAAGGTCAAGGCACTTCATTGATTTAGGAGACAATGACATAAGAATCATAAAGAAATGATTCCCAACTGCAACTAATAAAGGCTGGAGTGGTTGGAGAGTAGGGTAAATTAAATGCTTTGCTCTTTCTTTGATTAATGGTTACCAATATCATGTCATGTTCTAGggtaaaattattataaaccaATTTCTCTATCATTTTACTAATGAATAGAATATCAATTTATCTCAACTACTTAGAATCAAATCTCACCCAAATTTAAACgcaacaaatataaattaagatttgGGGTTTAGGTGGATGGATTGCTACGAAGTACAAACATTTTTGATGTGGAAACTagaataacaaataaaagtcGGCCAAATTTTCAACGACAAATAcattaatgttttaatttatggACTATTGCGGTTAGGTACTTGTTATCCACTTATCTTCTTAATTCATCGAAGATATTAGCTTAATGATTTGTAATCCATGTGACATGCACTTACACATGTAGTGtttattgaattattattatttttttgttgaaaggTTTAGTGTCTAATGAaatgcaaatatatatttgattccGATAGTTGAAATCAACACTAGTTAAgctccttttttcttcaatattaTCTATAGAAAATATGTACCATAATTTGCTTGAAGAATTTGAGATATCTTACCGATATAACTAAAGGTGCAGAGAgattaaaaatcataattcattttggaaatattttttttctaaagaacTCATTTTGGAACACACTTTTCTACCAACTacgaaaaaaaattcaaactggttttgtttatttaagatttaagaatgACTTGAAAAGGTAGAATTTGTAAAaccaatgaagaagaaagaattgtGGAGTGGTAGAGAATGGTTTCTTCAAACTTCTAAGAATAATTGTTGAACGTAATTGCTTCGTTTGGTAGGAATTTTCTTAGCAATTAGAATCAGTTCTATGttatataacaaacatatatttttgcatTACTTACCACACAAACTCTCCCCAAATTGTGTGTTGACACATACCAAATGATGatataaatacaaaacttATCACGCACGCGTTAAAGATTCACACGCATGTTATTGACTTGTGAAAATCTCACAAGTAGTTAGTACACATGAAACGATAGTTTAGTTTTGGGTTATGAACTTATGATATGAGTTAATggcatcatttttttttttttttttttaacacgaacttcatttttattacttAGGAAACGTAGTctgaaaacagagcatttgAGATACACAATGGGATAAAGCTATGAACTATGTATGAAGACAGAGcatgtttctggtttttcgCTAAAATATCAGCAGGTTGATTTGTTGATCTGTGTGACCACGTGAACTTGATTGCGTCAAACTTATTTCTCCAAACTTTGATTTCATGGATCCAATTGATAGCATCAAATCTTGAGCCTCTTCCATTCAGAACATTGACTAGGAGCTTGCAGTCGCCTTCAAGTATTACTTTTCTAAAGCCTCTTATCCATAATTGTTGCATGGTAAGAATTAGGCTTTGACATTCTGCTTCAAAGGCTGAGGAAACGGTCGCACCTGTCGCTTGAGCAGCCCCTTTGAACACGCCGTTATCATCTCTAATTATCCAAGCTGCCGTAGAGCCACGAACTCGATTCACAAAGCTGCCATCGTAATTACACTTAATCCATCCCATATGTGGTTTTTGCCACTGACTCTGAAACTGCCTAGTTGTGCCATTAGTCGTACTCGGAGTGGGAACTTGCGCACATAAGCCATTTGTGATCCATTCTTCCGCTTCATTTGTAGCATCTCTGATATCTCTCCACCAATCGTTCTGTTTTCGTTGGAACACTAGCTTATTACGGCTTTTCCATATTCTCCAAAGGATCGAGATAGGTAGCTGCCCTTGCATTGTATGTTGTCCTGCATTTTTATGAAATTCATaaatctctttaatttttgtttcataatgCACCTGGGGATTTGATAGACTCGGAAGGGGAATGTTCGAAGCTCTCCATATTTGGCGAGCGTGTGGACACGTAAAGAACAAATGATCCGTAGTTTCTCTCGTTATGACACATCTACGACAAAAACTATCTGTGACGATTCTTCGGCTTTCAAGTTCAGAGTTGGTAGAATGGCatcatttcttattttcttgataatgACACAAAGTTTTCTTGTCTACAACatcattttaagaaaattaaacgtTTTTCACCAAAGCCGCGGGAATAAAATCATGAAGAATGGTTAGAACGTGGTATTTAAAGATGAGACCAGACCAAAGCAAGTCAATACAAAGTCAAATAGAACTCGATCGGAAACGATTAtcaaattttggatttctttttttggggcaaattttggtgttttgaactgtatttttaattgtttgttatGATTTCATATACAAATTAGTTTTAGAtagaataatgaaaatatttaagtgAATACTATGTTGTAAAGTGTAAATAATAGACTTTTATAAGCCTTTTAACgaaaaaagaatgtaaaaaataaaatatagacttttgtttatgaaattaCAACCTCTTTGATAATGATATAACATATGTGAAAATGCAATGTTTTTCTTGATTCGTTTggtcaaaaaggaaaaatcaagTGTGAATTAGTTTCTGATGAGgttcaatagttttttttgtattatcttaaaatttattcacAATAAATATAGTAGTAGGCGATAAAGAAAGTGCAATGTTTTTCCTTTGACTACATTTAAGTTATAGATTATTTTATGATGAGCAAAATCCTCAATCTTATATCTAATTGgtttttctgaaaatatcCACCACAactcaaacttcttctttgtttgcaGCTGCAATGTCAACCGGTATTAATATAGAAGAGTGACAGAGAATGTATGATTCTCTATCTGCAAAATGGTTTTGAATTGGGACTGTGCCGGTCGATGATTCCGCTCATCATCTAGTCGCGGGTTTTGAAATGGGACTCTTTATAATTGATATCCAACTGTATAAAAATCTTGAACATCCTTaatttgaaacataaaaaatatgacaTTAACTATCTGATTAATTTTCACTTAAGGGATGGTTAGTTAAGTTACATTGGATTAAAAATGGTATTAGTAGACCAATTAGAACATGTAtgccattttttgtttacaaaaacctttttaagTGGTATTTATAAGACTTGCTCAATTTCATTCAAAAGAACATGAAATGGATGGACTAGTTTTAATGGCAATAACCCACACAATTACTCATATTTGGTTCAACAAACTTCTATTTCGGTTCACTTATTAATTTTCCATCTATATATGAATCATATAATATGATTAATTTACACAAGTTCACACGGCCACGTAAAATGTAACTGTCTTCAAGTTGTGCACATAAAGAGGGTAGTTTCGAAGATAACGGGTCAACGAAAGGGTAAAAGAGTAAATTGCATAGAACGCGGCCAAATTAAAAGCCCCCAATTGGGATAAAAGTCATCGCCGTCTCTTAGGTGTCAAATCTCAACTGtctaaaaacattaaaagcTTCGTTGGGGTAGTTGCATCTTCCCTCTCTAAtacaaaacttattttatCCAGTTTTAGTTTcgatttttcatttgttaacatgttttcatttttcttttaatgttaATAGcctttttatttggaaaatgaaaacaatttcaCAATTTAATTCTAAATTACCATTtctaaaaaatagaaataatataaataataatattgaataATACATGGACTAAAAAATTATAGTACTGTCCTAAACAAAATTGCTTGACTAGATTGAacagaaaatgtttttgatgtCTTACTAGTTTGAACAATTTATTTGCTAACATTATTCTCTTTgtatatttcttaaaaacccatattttttccttaaataTTTCCCATTTCCCCTAACTACATTCAATAGCTaagtctctctctccctctctctttctctctcactcaaaAATTTCCCATTaaattctcaaattttctCCAACTTTTTAGGCCATTCTcttttctcctctctctctctctcacacaacacaaacaactcttgagagagagaaacaaatcttTCACTTGACACTTCTCTCCAAATCCTCATCTCATTCTTCATCCTAAACATTTGCTCATTCTCACGATGAGCCATAACCAAAACCAACCTCACCGGCCAGTCCCGGTCCATGTCACAAACGCCGAGCCAAACCCTAACCCAAACAACCTCCCAAACTTTCTATTATCCGTCCGTCTCAAATACGTAAAACTCGGTTACCACTACCTAATCTCCAACGCTCTCTACATCCTCCTCCTTCCTCTCCTCGCCGCAACAATCGCTAACCTCTCTTCTTTCACCATCAACGACCTCTCTCTCCTCTACAACACACTCCGTTTCCATTTCCTCTCCGCCACACTCGCCACCGCACtcttaatctctctctccaccGCTTACTTCACCACCCGTCCCCGCCGTGTCTTCCTCCTCGACTTCTCGTGTTACAAACCAGACCCTTCACTGATCTGCACTCGTGAAACATTCATGGACAGATCTCAACGTGTAGGCATCTTCACAGAAGACAACTTAGCTTTCCAACAAAAGATCCTCGAAAGATCCGGTCTAGGTCAGAAAACTTACTTCCCTGAAGCTCTTCTTCGTGTTCCTCCTAATCCTTGTATGGAAGAAGCGAGAAAAGAGGCAGAAACAGTTATGTTCGGAGCTATTGACGCGGTTCTTGAGAAGACCGGTGTGAAACCTAAAGATATTGGAATCCTTGTGGTGAATTGTAGCTTGTTTAATCCAACACCGTCACTTTCTGCTATGATTGTGAATAAGTATAAGCTTAGAGGCAACATTTTGAGCTATAATCTTGGTGGAATGGGATGTAGTGCTGGCCTTATCTCCATTGATCTCGCTAAACAGATGCTTCAGGtaaaatatcttattattcggtttggtttaatcCGGTTTGGTCTTTTAGACTGTTATGAGTCGTCGTGATTCGTGGAAGAATAAAATCTAGGACTTTTTCTTATTCGactttaaaaatttgaaagggCTAATGACAGCTCATGATTTTAGAAATTATTTAGGGGAATTCAATAGAACTACCAGCTAGAATTTGcctttcaaaatttaattatttgcgTCTTGGTGTCACTTAATAAAGCATTTAGTACACTTACCAGCTAgattttttgattaattgaCTTAGCTTTCATGTCATTAATACGTGCTATAATATTTCTATGACttatttgatcaaaatgtAGTCACTGGATTGGTTTTTAGTTGCCGACTTAATATGGATGCAACTTTATTCTATATGAGTTGTATGAAAGCATAAAGGCCAAATTTACGTGTAAAAGTCACGTGTCTATGAAAATTCTGACAGTGACAGGCTTTGTAGTCTTTAGGTTGGTGGTAGTTGTGAAAATGGAAAAACCATAATGTTGTTTTAAATGatcaatgttttattttataaaggttgattacatattttttcctttctcgAAAGTATTCATTTATTACGAAAATAGTTCATGCATTAGGAATTTAGGATTGATGcataattacaaatttacattCACTTTtacaaacataattaaattgtAGATCTAAGAAGCGAACGTGGAAACACGTGCTTGCAAGTTTCTCGAATCTCTAATGTGGTTGGCAAATTGAACCAAAGGTCATAAATGTGCTACAACATAATGTTGGGCTACTTGAATAGAATTTACTTACACTTGAGACATATGCACACACATACCTCtgcatttatatatttgtgtttaatGTCCACCGTATAACGGTTGTCTAGTCACAACCATTGTTCGAATTTTCTAAGATtcgaaaatgtttttatttttatttattgtatacatattttactgagagtaataataaatttgtgaCAATAATGCAGGTGCAACCAAACTCATACGCACTAGTGGTGAGCACAGAGAACATAACCCTAAACTGGTACTTAGGCAACGACCGATCAATGCTTCTATCTAACTGTATCTTCCGTATGGGCGGAGCCGCGGTACTTCTCTCGAACCGCTCCTCTGATCGCAGCCGTTCAAAATATCAGCTCATCCATACCGTCCGTACCCACAAAGGAGCTGATGACAACGCATTTGGCTGTGTTTACCAACGAGAAGACAACAACGCAGAAGAAACCGGCAAAATCGGAGTGTCCCTCTCTAAAAACCTAATGGCGATAGCTGGAGAAGCTCTCAAGACAAACATCACAACTCTCGGACCACTAGTTCTACCAATGTCCGAACAACTTCTCTTTTTCGCGACTCTTGTGGCCCGAAAAGTCTTCAAAGTCAAGAAAATAAAGCCTTACATTCCTGATTTCAAGCTAGCTTTCGAGCATTTCTGTATCCACGCGGGAGGTAGAGCCGTGCTCGACGAGATTGAGAAGAACTTGGATTTATCCGAATGGCACATGGAGCCATCGAGGATGACGTTGAACCGGTTTGGTAACACTTCGAGTAGCTCACTTTGGTATGAGCTTGCGTATAGTGAAGCTAAAGGAAGGATTAAGAGAGGAGATAGGACTTGGCAGATTGCTTTTGGATCGGGTTTTAAGTGTAATAGTGCAGTTTGGAAAGCTTTGAGAACGATTGATCCAATGGACGAGAAGACTAATCCATGGATTGATGAGATTGATGACTTTCCTGTTCAAGTTCCTAGGATCACTCCCATTACATCGTCGTAGtgttttaaattcttttgGAGAACtaatttgttatgttttattaaatgTAATAACTTACgtgatttgatatttttttattatcttaatatatatgattgccAATTTGCCATATGTGAGTTCGAGATTAGTGATGTGTAACATGAGTTTATTCATTCACACAAGAAGAGTCTTGTGTCACATTTGGTACTTTGCCACGTTGTTTGATTGCATGTTAAACCACAAGGCAACGTATATGGTTCTTGGTGCCACGTGTTCATATACTTGAAACTGTTTAAATTGTCTCTTCAAGGATTTTACAAAGATGGAGAGAAGCAAAAGTTATGTCTTTGATCTCCGCAAATCTTATGCGAGGcactttttttgtatgttcaTCATTCAAGTCTAAGCCATGGTCTGGAAGGTTAATCACCGCGGTGAAATCGGTTTCGTGTACTTCTAAGCCGGTTAGAGGGTTAACCAACTATAGTACCGGGGTCTATTTCGTTAGCCAAACCGGTCCACCAGAAATCAAGTTTCCCGGTGGATCTCCTTCGGAGAAAGAGTTACCTTCAGGACCAAGTAGAGGACCAGAGTTGGCTCCATTAGAAGTTCCGGAGCTTCCTAATATACCAGAGATAAGTCCGTCGGAAACTCCACCGGAAGTTACAACGGTTCCAAGTGATCCACCCCCGCTTGGACCACCGCAGACTCCGGGCCCGGAGTTTCCGGTTCCACCATCTCCATCTCCACCGATGCCAGATACTCCAAATCCTCCTACACCAAAAACACCACCTGATGTAGTGCCTCCGATTTGGGAACCACCTCGACCACCGGATATCTTCCCACCGGAGAGTCCACCACCGGGAATTGACCCGCCACCGCCTTTAGGACCCACCATCATGTAGaactcttctctgtttctgttgaCTTTTTTAGCTTAAAGTTTCTGTT includes:
- a CDS encoding proline-rich family protein (proline-rich family protein; FUNCTIONS IN: molecular_function unknown; INVOLVED IN: biological_process unknown; LOCATED IN: chloroplast; Has 1807 Blast hits to 1807 proteins in 277 species: Archae - 0; Bacteria - 0; Metazoa - 736; Fungi - 347; Plants - 385; Viruses - 0; Other Eukaryotes - 339 (source: NCBI BLink).) → MSLISANLMRGTFFVCSSFKSKPWSGRLITAVKSVSCTSKPVRGLTNYSTGVYFVSQTGPPEIKFPGGSPSEKELPSGPSRGPELAPLEVPELPNIPEISPSETPPEVTTVPSDPPPLGPPQTPGPEFPVPPSPSPPMPDTPNPPTPKTPPDVVPPIWEPPRPPDIFPPESPPPGIDPPPPLGPTIM
- the KCS20 gene encoding 3-ketoacyl-CoA synthase 20 (3-ketoacyl-CoA synthase 20 (KCS20); FUNCTIONS IN: fatty acid elongase activity; INVOLVED IN: response to cold, response to light stimulus, response to osmotic stress; LOCATED IN: membrane; EXPRESSED IN: 28 plant structures; EXPRESSED DURING: 13 growth stages; CONTAINS InterPro DOMAIN/s: Thiolase-like (InterPro:IPR016039), Very-long-chain 3-ketoacyl-CoA synthase (InterPro:IPR012392), 3-Oxoacyl-[acyl-carrier-protein (ACP)] synthase III C-terminal (InterPro:IPR013747), FAE1/Type III polyketide synthase-like protein (InterPro:IPR013601), Thiolase-like, subgroup (InterPro:IPR016038); BEST Arabidopsis thaliana protein match is: 3-ketoacyl-CoA synthase 2 (TAIR:AT1G04220.1); Has 1807 Blast hits to 1807 proteins in 277 species: Archae - 0; Bacteria - 0; Metazoa - 736; Fungi - 347; Plants - 385; Viruses - 0; Other Eukaryotes - 339 (source: NCBI BLink).), producing the protein MSHNQNQPHRPVPVHVTNAEPNPNPNNLPNFLLSVRLKYVKLGYHYLISNALYILLLPLLAATIANLSSFTINDLSLLYNTLRFHFLSATLATALLISLSTAYFTTRPRRVFLLDFSCYKPDPSLICTRETFMDRSQRVGIFTEDNLAFQQKILERSGLGQKTYFPEALLRVPPNPCMEEARKEAETVMFGAIDAVLEKTGVKPKDIGILVVNCSLFNPTPSLSAMIVNKYKLRGNILSYNLGGMGCSAGLISIDLAKQMLQVQPNSYALVVSTENITLNWYLGNDRSMLLSNCIFRMGGAAVLLSNRSSDRSRSKYQLIHTVRTHKGADDNAFGCVYQREDNNAEETGKIGVSLSKNLMAIAGEALKTNITTLGPLVLPMSEQLLFFATLVARKVFKVKKIKPYIPDFKLAFEHFCIHAGGRAVLDEIEKNLDLSEWHMEPSRMTLNRFGNTSSSSLWYELAYSEAKGRIKRGDRTWQIAFGSGFKCNSAVWKALRTIDPMDEKTNPWIDEIDDFPVQVPRITPITSS
- the PnsB5 gene encoding NAD(P)H dehydrogenase 18 (NAD(P)H dehydrogenase 18 (NDH18); FUNCTIONS IN: molecular_function unknown; INVOLVED IN: response to oxidative stress; LOCATED IN: chloroplast thylakoid membrane, chloroplast; EXPRESSED IN: 22 plant structures; EXPRESSED DURING: 13 growth stages; Has 30201 Blast hits to 17322 proteins in 780 species: Archae - 12; Bacteria - 1396; Metazoa - 17338; Fungi - 3422; Plants - 5037; Viruses - 0; Other Eukaryotes - 2996 (source: NCBI BLink).), producing the protein MATVTILSPKSIPKVTDSKFGARVSDQIVNVVKCGKSGRRLKLAKLVSAAGLSQIEPDINEDPIGQFETNSIEMEDFKYGYYDGAHTYYEGEVQKGTFWGAIADDIAAVDQTNGFQGLISCMFLPAIALGMYFDAPGEYLFIGAALFTVVFCIIEMDKPDQPHNFEPQIYKLERGARDKLINDYNTMSIWDFNDKYGDVWDFTIEKDDIATR
- a CDS encoding non-LTR retrolelement reverse transcriptase-like protein (BEST Arabidopsis thaliana protein match is: Polynucleotidyl transferase, ribonuclease H-like superfamily protein (TAIR:AT2G04420.1); Has 30201 Blast hits to 17322 proteins in 780 species: Archae - 12; Bacteria - 1396; Metazoa - 17338; Fungi - 3422; Plants - 5037; Viruses - 0; Other Eukaryotes - 2996 (source: NCBI BLink).), producing MESFEHSPSESIKSPDATNEAEEWITNGLCAQVPTPSTTNGTTRQFQSQWQKPHMGWIKCNYDGSFVNRVRGSTAAWIIRDDNGVFKGAAQATGDCKLLVNVLNGRGSRFDAINWIHEIKVWRNKFDAIKFTWSHRSTNQPADILAKNQKHALSSYIVHSFIPLCISNALFSDYVS